Proteins co-encoded in one Chionomys nivalis chromosome 6, mChiNiv1.1, whole genome shotgun sequence genomic window:
- the LOC130875386 gene encoding cytochrome c oxidase subunit 7B2, mitochondrial produces MMFSLGRYALNHLKIQSIRQVVARQGHTKPSSDFHDKYGNVLLVSGSTFCFVGFVFYMTQMGVEWNLSPVGRVTPKEWKNK; encoded by the coding sequence ATGATGTTTTCCTTGGGCAGATATGCACTAAACCATCTCAAGATTCAAAGCATTCGGCAAGTTGTGGCAAGACAGGGCCACACAAAGCCCTCATCGGATTTTCATGACAAATACGGCAATGTGCTGCTAGTTAGTGGATCCACTTTCTGCTTTGTTGGATTTGTGTTTTATATGACACAGATGGGTGTAGAATGGAACCTGTCTCCTGTTGGTAGAGTTACCCCAAAAGAGTGGAAGAATAAGTAA